CCGAATTCAATATTCTTTTTAAAAGATTATACTATCTTTTTTCTGGTGCTACGTAATCTCTCTCATTTTCACCAATATAAACTTGGCGAGGACGAGAAATACGTGCTCCATCTTCTCTCAGTTCTTTCCACTGAGATAGCCAACCTGGTAAACGACCTAATACGAACATTGCTGTAAACATATTAGTTGGGATTCCAAGTGCTTTGTAGATGATTCCTGAGTAGAAATCTACGTTTGGATATAGGTTACGCTTAACGAAGTACTCATCTTTAAGAGCAACTTCTTCAAGACCTTTTGCGATATCAAGAAGTGGATCTTCGATTTTAAGCTTAGTAAGAATTGTGTCACATGCTTTCTTGATGATTTTTGCACGTGGATCAAAGTTCTTATAAACACGGTGACCAAATCCCATAAGACGGAATGGATCGTCCTTATCTTTCGCTTTTTCGATGAACTTTTGGTAATCACCACCATCTTTCTTAATCTCTTCAAGCATTTCAAGTACAGCTTGGTTTGCACCACCGTGTAATTGTCCCCAAAGAGCTGTAACACCAGCTGCAATTGAAGCAAATACGTTAGCATGTGAAGAACCTACAACTCTTACAGTTGAAGCTGAACAGTTTTGCTCGTGATCAGCATGAAGGATTAGAAGTGTATCAAGAGCGTCTGCTACGTCTTGGTCTACTTCACCATCAAACATTAGATTTAGGAAATCTGCTGAGTAATCTAGCTTAGCATTTGAAGTTAGTGGGCTTTTTCCCATCGTCTTGCGATAGAATTGCGCCATCATAACTTTTACTTGTCCCATTAATTGAACAATAGCCTTGTTCTTAATTTCTTCAGTTGCTTCTGGATCTAAGAACTCTGGGTAGAAACCACTTAGAGATGAGATCGCAGCAGCTAGTACACCCATTGGGTGAGCTGAACCAGGAAATTGGTCGATGATTTTTTCAACGCCACCTGGAAGCTTGCTGTTAGCTGAAATTTCTCTGTTGAAAGTATCTAGCTCCTTAACAGTTGGAAGCTTTCCATTGTAAAGAAGGTAAGAAACTTCAGCAAAGTTTGAAGATTCAGCAAGTTGTTCGATTGGGTAACCACGGTATCTTAAAATACCTTTCTCTCCGTCTAAGAAAGTAATCTTCGACGTACATGATCCTGTGTTAACAAAACCAATATCTAAAGTAATAGCACCTGTTTCTGCTCTTAGCTTTGAGATGTCTAAAGCGACTTCGTTTTCAGTTCCTACGATCACAGGAACTTCAATAGTTTGACCATTGATTTCAATTTTTGCACTATCGGCCATTTTATTCCTCCAAAATTTAAGTTGGATATAACTTAAATACGTTAAAAAACACGAATTAAATTAAGTAGATACATATCTTTTTTTGCTAAATCTGTCGACACGTCTTGCGTCTAAAATGCACAGCGTTGCATTAATTTTCCCAATTATCTGGGTCTTGCTGCCATTTCATAAGAAGCTCATGGCCTCTTTCATCGATCAATTTTTGCGACAAACAAATATCGGCTAATTGATTAAGATTTATTAAAGAAAAAATCTCAATACCTAAATCTTTAGCAACCCTTTTAGCATTGGGAGTTTGATAGTCGACCAAACACAGCACTGAGTCTACCATATGGCCCTGATCGCGAATGAGTCCAATGACTTTTTCGATACTTGAGCCTTGGTTAACCAGGTCTTCAACTAAAAGTAATTTACTATTTTCGCCAACTTTTCCTTCCACTATCTTACCCGTGCCATGGGCCTTAGGCTTTGAGCGTACATAATTCATTGGCTCGCTACGATAAAATGCTAATGCCGCAGCGTGAGAGATTCCAGCAGTTGCAACACCTGTAATGAAGTCATATGAAAAGTTATTCTCTTCAATGAGTTCACTCATGAGCTCAATTGCAAGCTTCCACATTTTTGGATCAGAAGACATAAGGCGATTGTCACAGTAAATAGGCCCAGTCTTACCAGAAGCGTATTTAAATGGATTTTGTGGAGAAATTTTAATTAAGCCAAATTTTATCATCTCTTTTACAAGAGAGATTGTCTTTTCTGTCATGCTAACCCCTTTAAAATAGTTTAAACAAATTTATCCATCTTAAAAAGTCGAATTCTTGTATAATTATTAATTGATTATTAATTTTTTCTCCTAACTAAATTTTATTATTTCAATAACTTACCGATGCGGGAGATATATGAAAAGAAATTAATGATTAGTTGATTAAAGGAGTACGTTTTTGAAAGCATTATATATTTGTGATGAAAAAGATGAATGGGGATACATTAGAGATTCTTTCTCAAATTGTTATCCAGATATCCAACTTCATTGCGCAATGAGTGGTGATGATGCAATTGACCTTTTAAGCTTTGAAGGTCCTTTTGCCGTGATCATTATTGAAGTAGCTCTTAAAAATGAAGATCCGTCTCAGCTAGCGGGAAAGATTCTTTCGATTACAGGTCAAAGGCCATTTATCTTTATCGGTATGGAGGCCATGATCAAACAAAAAATTCCAGATGCACTCTATGCACGAAGTGAATCGAGCTCGGCACTTTTTCGCCCAATTGAAGAAGAAGATTTTATGGGCGCAGTTAACAAGGCCCTTGCCTGGGTTAAAAGTGAAGACTTCGGCTCTAGCATTGAGGAATTTGAAGAAGACGATTTATTGCCAATGAAGATTCGTGGCTTTTATTTATTTGATACACTCGCCTACGATGTCTATTTAGAACTAACTCAAACAAAGTATACAAAGATCATATCGGCAAATAAGAAATACTCTCACGCAACAATTCATTCTTATGCGAGAAAGAATATAAAAGTCCTTTATCTAAAAAAGAATGACTACTTAAAATTCTTAGAAGAAGGAATAGAAAACCTCCTTAAAACTTTTGAAAGCAAGAAAAGACTTAAAGACTCAGAAGTTATTGAAAATCAAATTAAGGCCGTTCTTTTGATTCATCAATATGTTAAAACCGTTGGCGTATCAGAGAATGTAATTAAACTTTGTGATGAAGTCATTCTTTGTAGTCGTGAAATCATTCTTGAAAATAAGAAGTATCGTAATGTCCTTTCGCTATTTCCAAAAGGGCCATTTGATATTGCCACTCAATCAATTATGACACTTTATTTATCACACTTTATTTTACAAGCTCTTGGCTGGGCCTCTGAGACATCAAAGAAGAAACTTGGACTGGCCTCACTTTTATATGATTCAATGCTTGAAAATGAAGACCTTGCTTCAATTCAATCATTAGAGGACCCACAGCTTAAAATGTTCAAAGAAAGTGAGCAAGAAAGCTACCGTCTCCATCCTCTTAAAGCAGCTGAGATTGCACAGTACTTTACAGGTTACCCTGAAGCAGACTTTGTCGTGGCCCAGCACCATGAAAAACCAAAGGGAGATGGCTTCCCTAATAAGTTAAGTACAAATAAATTAACGGCCCACTCGTGTGCATTTATCCTAGCAAATAACTACATTTTAAAACTTTGTACAAGTACAGGCGGCAAAAAAAACTTACTTAATATCTTTAGAGAAATTAAAGAAGTTTACAACCAAGGTAACTTCAAAGACCCACTTAATGCTCTACAAAGGACGATACTGTAAATTAAATTTTTCTTAAAAAGCGGAGTCCTTTGCTCAAACAAAAACGAGGGATTTTTAATTTACATTTTTCTTAGTTAAGTTAAACTCTTTGTATTGTTTTACAAACATCACAATATTAAGGAGTTTATTGATGAAAAAACTATTATGTGCAGCACTTTTTACAGTTGTTACTTCTTCAGCATTTGCAGCTCACGGACCAGCAGGTTGTGGTCTTGGTTCGGTAATTTTCGAAGGTAAGTCAGGACTAGCTCTTAACGTTCTTGCAGCTACAACAAACGGTATCCTAGGTAACCAGACATTTGCAATGTCAACTGGTACTCTTGGTTGTGAAGATGCAAAAACAGCACGTGTATCAGCTGTATCATTTGTTGAAAACAACATGATCGCACTTTCAAGCGATATTGCTCGTGGCGAAGGTGAAAGTCTAGATGCATACCTTGCTCTAGTTAATGCTCCAGCAGCAAACAAAACAAACCTAAAGCAAAACTTTGATAAGATTTTTGCTGAAAATGCTGACGCACAAACAATCCACAATAACATCCAAACTGTACTAGCGATGTAATACTTTGGCCTACAACTTCGGTTGTAGGCCATTTTTCCAATACGCCAAAAATTGATTTTAGAATGAAAAAATATTTAACTGCAACATTTCTCTTCTTTGCTCTAGGGCATTCTTCTTGGGCATCAACAGAGCTCGAAACTTTTTCTAAGTCACAAAGGTGGCTAAAGCTCATACGATATGAAAAGAATCTTTTCGGTTACGAGTCCCTAGTAAAAGCGAAGGAATATTTTCTTTCTGAAAATGGTATGACATCACCACTAGAGGAATTGAAACAAACAATTTCAGGTGTTGAATCCCCTCTTGTTAAAGACATGAATAATCATCCGAAGTGTCTTTTCCCTGCAAGATTCATGCTCTTAAAAGAACATAGGCTAATTGAGCAATCATTAAATTTGTATGATTGTCCTGCTTATCAAGACTATATAAAGAAAATCGATATCTATTCAGTCTCTATTATTTTTTCTTCTTACTTTATAGAAAAGCCCGCTTCAACTTTTGGTCACACATTCTTTCGTGTTCGTTCAAAGTCATCTAAAAGCCAAGATAATGATCTCTTAGATTACGGCGTGGACTTCAGTGCGAAAGTCGATACTAGTAATCCCCTCGTTTATGGCTACAAAGGTATTTTTGGTGGCTTTAAAGGCATGTTTGCTATGATGCCATATTATGTAAAAGTTAAAGAATATAATAATATGGAATCGAGAGATCTTTGGGATTATGAATTAAACTTAGATAGAAAAGATCTTATTTATTTTCAGGCGCACCTCTTTGAAATGAATCGAGCTTATTTCGACTATCTCTACTTCACTAAGAATTGCTCTTACCACATTCTAGCGTTTGTCGATGCCATTAGAACAGACTGGAAGCTAATTGATAATATCGATACTACAGTTCCTCCAGTTGATACAATCTACGCTTTATTCGAACAAGACAATATCGTAAAGAATATTAAAGTTAGACCCGCTTCGTATACAAAATTAAAAGCGAGGTATGATGAGATGAATCCAAAGCAAGGAGCACTTTTCAAAAAGCTTATCAAGGATTCTAAGAATATCAGCGACATCAAAGATAATGTTGATGAACTATTTGTCTTAGATACTTATAATCTTTATATCGACTTTAAGAATGCCGATGTTGATGCAACTAAGTCTTTAAAAGATAAAGAGAAGAAAGAATACCGTACACAAAAATTTCGTATTAATAGCAAACGAGCAAAATTAGCTTCAAAATCACAAGATATTAACTATGATTTTTTAATGCCTAAATCTCCGGATAAAGGCCACTCTACAAATCGTTTTAGCCTAGGTCCAAGCTTTGATAGTAATGGAGAATATCTAAATATTGAGTTTCGTGGAGCACTCCACGACCTACTCGATAGACAAAGTGGTTATCTTCCCATGTCCACAACAGAGCTAGTTAATATAAAGTTAGATTATAATCGCTATCAAGAAGATCGACTGAGGTTAGTCGATATACAGCTTGCTCGTATCGATGCCTTAAGACCTGTAACAGTTTTTGCAAAGAAGCTTAGTTGGCAATTTAACTTTGGTTTTGCTGAGAGCTTTACATATCAAAGCCGAACATTAAATCCCTACTTAGATTTTGATCTTGGTTACACTTTTGGTAACGAAGTATTCGCACTGGCAGCATTTATAGCAACACAAAACTCTTATATCTATGAGTCAGACTATGACTATGCTCTTACTTATGGGCCAAAAATAAGGCTTATCTACTCGAGTAAATACTTTTCGTGGCAAGGTAGTTATCAATATTCTTTTAGAAATAACACTCGCTTAAATAAACAACATGAATGGAATAGCGAAGCAAAGTTTCACTTTACCAAGGATGTTAGCTTAAGACTTGCCTACCAATACTATGATGAAGTTTACCAAAGAGCGATGGCAGGACTAAATTTCTTTTACTAATCGAAAGTAAACAAAAAAAAGTGACATTTGCCACACACAAGTAAGATCGCTATAGTTTTAAAATGAAAAAAGTAAGTATTGAATTTGAACAACAGGCCTTAGCACAACTAGCGAATACTCCCATTGAAGTTCAAGATGAAATTAGTTGTTGGATAAATCTTCTTTCAGATCTAGGTATCGATAAGGCACGTGAATTCAAGATTAAATACGATGGGCCTCTCAATATTGAAATTGATGAAATCAATAATATCAGAAAGATTCAATTAAAGGATAGCTGGCACGCAATCTATACCCTCGAACAAGATAGTGTCACAATAAAAAATTTAGTAGATATTGCTTAAATCTTAATCGTCGCAAGTGTTTCGATGATCTTCTTATACGTGTGCTTAGTAAAGCGCTCACGTAGCTTAGTTATTACATCTTCAACATTTATTTTTTGGCGATCTTCAATTCTTTGGTAGATTTCTTCTGTAAATGCTTCAGCAATAATAAGAACCTTAGCAAGTGGAGAGATATCATCTTTAAAACTTGTCGCAAAACCTAGTCCATTTGATGTTCCATGGTGTTGCATGATAATAACATCGGCCCCAAGTGGACATGCAGGATAGCGCCTAATTGCATCTGCTGCTTCAGCAGCATGATTGATAATGATTTCCTTATCTTCTTCAGAGACTTGAGGATCAAAAATGATCTTATCCTCATACATTAGATCAGGATATTTTTTATAGACTTGCACTAAGTACATATCGTGGAAATAAAGAACAAATTTTAATTTCTCTTTATGAGCAGGGCCACCCCATTCAACGTTGTCGAGAATATGGGACGAAACGTAACCTGCAATAATTGAGTGACTATAGAGAAAGCCAGATTTTAGCGCTGCTAAATCCTTTAGGATAGATTTTAGATCTGGAACATTATCAATAACTTCTTCCATCGTATCCATACACATTTGAGAAAGCTGGACAACTTCTTTCGTTACCCCTTCATCTTCAAATAGCTGTTCAGCAATGGCATCAATACTTTGCTCCACAAAATCAAGAGATTCTTGTTGAGGAGTTTCAGGAGTCACCTTTTCCATACTTTCAATTAAAAGCTCAGTTACCCTCTTAGTGAAAGCGAAACGCTCTCTTGCAGGTATCAAAAGATGTGAAACATTTTGATCTAAGAATTCTCTTACCTTTGGCCATACATCACTTTCAGTGTCATATATTTTAGTTGGGACTTTCTCGCCATTATTTTCTAGCATATAGTAGGTATCGCAAAATGCTTTATTAAACGGAAAGAAGAGACGAATAGGCATTTCATATAACTCTTCTGTCACAACGGCCAAAACTTCTTTTGGTGTAATTTTTAAGCATTCAAAAATATTTTGTAGAATGCCAGGGATATCAAATTGATTTTTAACAACATAGTTCTCATCTGGAACGAGATCCCCTTCTCCAATAACAATCGAAGGAATATCGCGATCATTTTCAATAAGATTATGAAAGGCCAAAAGGGCCGTATCTTCATCCCCGATTGAGGCCATTGTTACGAGTAGATCAATAGGAACTTCTGTGTCCTCAATATGAATGAGCGCCTCATCAAGTGATGACGTAAAAATCAGATTCAACTCAGTGTATGTCTTAAGATTTACACTGTAGATTGAATTTAAAACTTCATTGTCACAAATTACTAAAGCAGTTTTCACAAATTCCTCTTAAAATGATATCGTATTTGTCATTGTAACATATAATTACAGATGCTTAGCAACATGCACACAAGGAAAAATATGCAATTTAAAGAAAATGAATTGGTTTTAGGGACAATTATTGAACGCTACAAACGATTTTTATTAGATTTTAAATTAGATAATGCCTTTAAAGAGTATAGTTGTGAACAAACTCTAACGGCCCACCTTGCAAATACAGGAAGCATGAAAACATGTTGGGAGCCAGATTGGAAAGTTCTAATGACCCACTCTGATGACCCAAAGAGAAAGCTTAAATTCTCTGCTCAGATGATTTCGAATGGGGATTCTTGGATTATGGTAAACACAGGCCTTACAAATAAGATTGTTCAGGAAGGTCTAGAACTTGGAAAATTCGAAGAACTTAGAGGGTATGATTTTTTCAAGAGTGAAGTAAAAATTGGTAAAAGTAGAATTGATTTTCTCTTAAGCAATAAAGAGATCGATAAGAAAGATTTAAAACTTGAGGATCCTAGTTTTAAGTACAACTTTGTTGAAGTAAAGAATGTTACTTTAAAAGTTGGAGACCAGGCCCAATTCCCGGATGCCGTCTCAACCAGAGGCCAAAAGCATCTTGAAGAACTTATGGCAATTAAGGAGCAAGGTCATGAGGCCACAATGCTCTATATTGTTTCTCGTGAAGATGTTAAGAGCTTTAATGTGAGTGATATTGATACAGAATATAAAAGACTTCTTATCAAGGCCAAAGAAGCTGGAGTACAGATTCTTGCCTACCAACTAAATATGAATGAAAAAGAAATCACTGTCGCAAAAAAACTTAAGATTGTTTTATAGGCTTGTCGATTCGAACTTCTCGATATGATTTGCAAGCTGTGAATACACTCGACTCTCGTTAGGAATCTTTGTTAAAAGATGATTAAACTTTTGAAGATTATCTTTATTGATGAAACGATATAGCTCTCTTGTAATAAGTGAGTTTTCATTGCTAGCGTTTGAAGCTAGTGTTGTCACTATTTGATCGCTTACCTTATCTTTAAAATCATCTGACTTTGCATATTTTTCAAGCTCTAAAATAATAAGAGAATGAAGATCCTTACCGTAAACACCTTGTGAAAGTTTAACTAAGGCATTTAATGATCTTAGATCACTCTTTTGCGTACTTAAAAGTAAAACTAAGTTCTTCTTTAATTCTTCATTTGAAAGATCGATAAAATCTAGTGCTGTCGTAATAATTGAGTGAGAACGAAAGCCTCTTTTTGACGTAAAGTTATATAGCTGATTAATATTTTGATTAATCTTCGCTGTAATATAATCCCCATACCTATCATAATTTTCAGAAACTTCATCACTTGTGAAGTATTCCTGACAGATACTTCTCATACAACCCTTAAGTTTTGATAACGACTCTTCGTAAGACTTGTAGATATGCATATCCTCAACTCTTCTCTTTTTTAGTTCACGGGCCGTAACATCATCAGATAAAGATGCAATTGAACGTTTAACAAAGTCAGGTGAACGATTAACATGCTTGTATGGATTTGCACCACTACCAAGCTCTTGTTTAAGAGTACTCTCAATATCACTACTAGTGAAAAAGACAAATGCGCCTAATGATGCAATTACGACAGTATGAACTAAGCCTTTAATCATTTCTTTCCTTAAATGTTTAACCAACCTTTTTACTCGTTTCGGTTAATATTAGGAAAAGATTAAGTTTTAGTTTTTATTTATACATAATTTTAATAGGTTATATTTGAGATTTTTTTTGATAATGATCAATTAGTTGTTCAACACAATTAAATCCCTTTAGGGACATATCATTTATTATTGATCGATTAATATCTTGGAGAAGCTTAGGCCCCTGGAAAATAAAGGCCGAATAGATCTGCAAACACCTTCCACCATCACGCCAATAATCAACAATATCTTCATACGAAGAAAAACCTCCAACCCCGATGAACTCTAAATGAGGAAAATCCTTCATCTTATCAAGACATGCCTTACGGACCCTTCGTGCTTTGGCCAGAAGCAGTTTTCCAGAAACACCTCCTACCCCACGCTCTTGCATTATAGTCGTATTTGTTGCAATGATACCAGTTAGTCTATAGTCACTTGCGACTTTGATAATACTTTCAATTTCATCTTCTTCAATATCTGGTGAAATTTTTAAATAGAGATCGGCCTCACCGTCTTTACGCTCTAAAGCAGCAAAGATCTTCTCTAAGGATTCACGAGTTTGATGCGAACGAAGTCCCGGAGTATTTGGCGAGGAAACATTTATAACGATATAATCAGCAAGATCTTTAAAATCTTGATAAAGGCTCGCATAGTCTTCATATGCTAGATTATCAGGTGTATCCTTATTCTTTCCAATATTAACACCCAATGGAATTGAACGCTTTGCTAAGCGTACTTGATTCTTAAGAAACTCTCCACCTTCATTATTAAAGCCCATGCAGTTACGAATAGACTCTTCTTCAATATAACGAAATAGTCTTGGCCTAGGATTTCCATCCTGGGGCCTTGGTGTTACAGTTCCAACCTCAATAGCGCCAAAACCAAGATTAGAAAGAAATTCGTATCCACGACAATTTTTATCAAGCCCAGCAGCAAGCCCAACAGGTGTTGCCCACGTTAACTTACCAATTCTTAATTTTAAACTATCAGAGCGGTAACTCGGATAAACCTCAGAAAGGACAGGAAACCTCTCCATGAAATCGATTGTAAGATCATGAGCATCTTCGGCGTCTAACTTGAATAAGAAGTTACGGGCAAGAGAATAAATCATTAGTACAACTTAACAAAGTCACCTTCGTGAACAGAGCCTCCGGAGTGTAAGATACCGATTGAAGCATCTGCTCCAATAAAGTCGATAATCTCAATAGTCCCTTTGACTTCTCCCTTGGAAACACCAATAAGGGCCCCAGTTTCAGGATCATAGATATCAACACCTTCAGTTACAACTTTTAAAACATCACCGATATTAAGTCCTGAGTCACGGCCAGCATTGATATAGATATTATTTCCAATAATTTTTGCAACACGTCCGATCCACTCTAGCTTTTGAGCAGTATCAAGAATTCTTGGAATTGATTTTCTAACAGAAACTTTTGTTACATAGCGAAGAAGATCTTGTCGGTACTTTGTTTGTGAATCGCGATCAGACTTAAAGAAGCGGTAGCTGCTATCGTCTGCATAACCATCAAGAGTATCAGTATAGATTTCTTTATTAGAGTTAACGTCATAGATTCTAA
The sequence above is a segment of the Halobacteriovorax sp. DA5 genome. Coding sequences within it:
- a CDS encoding citrate synthase — translated: MADSAKIEINGQTIEVPVIVGTENEVALDISKLRAETGAITLDIGFVNTGSCTSKITFLDGEKGILRYRGYPIEQLAESSNFAEVSYLLYNGKLPTVKELDTFNREISANSKLPGGVEKIIDQFPGSAHPMGVLAAAISSLSGFYPEFLDPEATEEIKNKAIVQLMGQVKVMMAQFYRKTMGKSPLTSNAKLDYSADFLNLMFDGEVDQDVADALDTLLILHADHEQNCSASTVRVVGSSHANVFASIAAGVTALWGQLHGGANQAVLEMLEEIKKDGGDYQKFIEKAKDKDDPFRLMGFGHRVYKNFDPRAKIIKKACDTILTKLKIEDPLLDIAKGLEEVALKDEYFVKRNLYPNVDFYSGIIYKALGIPTNMFTAMFVLGRLPGWLSQWKELREDGARISRPRQVYIGENERDYVAPEKR
- the pyrE gene encoding orotate phosphoribosyltransferase; this translates as MTEKTISLVKEMIKFGLIKISPQNPFKYASGKTGPIYCDNRLMSSDPKMWKLAIELMSELIEENNFSYDFITGVATAGISHAAALAFYRSEPMNYVRSKPKAHGTGKIVEGKVGENSKLLLVEDLVNQGSSIEKVIGLIRDQGHMVDSVLCLVDYQTPNAKRVAKDLGIEIFSLINLNQLADICLSQKLIDERGHELLMKWQQDPDNWEN
- a CDS encoding DUF3015 family protein, with protein sequence MKKLLCAALFTVVTSSAFAAHGPAGCGLGSVIFEGKSGLALNVLAATTNGILGNQTFAMSTGTLGCEDAKTARVSAVSFVENNMIALSSDIARGEGESLDAYLALVNAPAANKTNLKQNFDKIFAENADAQTIHNNIQTVLAM
- a CDS encoding DUF4105 domain-containing protein, which gives rise to MKKYLTATFLFFALGHSSWASTELETFSKSQRWLKLIRYEKNLFGYESLVKAKEYFLSENGMTSPLEELKQTISGVESPLVKDMNNHPKCLFPARFMLLKEHRLIEQSLNLYDCPAYQDYIKKIDIYSVSIIFSSYFIEKPASTFGHTFFRVRSKSSKSQDNDLLDYGVDFSAKVDTSNPLVYGYKGIFGGFKGMFAMMPYYVKVKEYNNMESRDLWDYELNLDRKDLIYFQAHLFEMNRAYFDYLYFTKNCSYHILAFVDAIRTDWKLIDNIDTTVPPVDTIYALFEQDNIVKNIKVRPASYTKLKARYDEMNPKQGALFKKLIKDSKNISDIKDNVDELFVLDTYNLYIDFKNADVDATKSLKDKEKKEYRTQKFRINSKRAKLASKSQDINYDFLMPKSPDKGHSTNRFSLGPSFDSNGEYLNIEFRGALHDLLDRQSGYLPMSTTELVNIKLDYNRYQEDRLRLVDIQLARIDALRPVTVFAKKLSWQFNFGFAESFTYQSRTLNPYLDFDLGYTFGNEVFALAAFIATQNSYIYESDYDYALTYGPKIRLIYSSKYFSWQGSYQYSFRNNTRLNKQHEWNSEAKFHFTKDVSLRLAYQYYDEVYQRAMAGLNFFY
- the sfsA gene encoding DNA/RNA nuclease SfsA, with translation MQFKENELVLGTIIERYKRFLLDFKLDNAFKEYSCEQTLTAHLANTGSMKTCWEPDWKVLMTHSDDPKRKLKFSAQMISNGDSWIMVNTGLTNKIVQEGLELGKFEELRGYDFFKSEVKIGKSRIDFLLSNKEIDKKDLKLEDPSFKYNFVEVKNVTLKVGDQAQFPDAVSTRGQKHLEELMAIKEQGHEATMLYIVSREDVKSFNVSDIDTEYKRLLIKAKEAGVQILAYQLNMNEKEITVAKKLKIVL
- a CDS encoding quinone-dependent dihydroorotate dehydrogenase, which gives rise to MIYSLARNFLFKLDAEDAHDLTIDFMERFPVLSEVYPSYRSDSLKLRIGKLTWATPVGLAAGLDKNCRGYEFLSNLGFGAIEVGTVTPRPQDGNPRPRLFRYIEEESIRNCMGFNNEGGEFLKNQVRLAKRSIPLGVNIGKNKDTPDNLAYEDYASLYQDFKDLADYIVINVSSPNTPGLRSHQTRESLEKIFAALERKDGEADLYLKISPDIEEDEIESIIKVASDYRLTGIIATNTTIMQERGVGGVSGKLLLAKARRVRKACLDKMKDFPHLEFIGVGGFSSYEDIVDYWRDGGRCLQIYSAFIFQGPKLLQDINRSIINDMSLKGFNCVEQLIDHYQKKSQI